The Novipirellula galeiformis genome contains a region encoding:
- a CDS encoding mechanosensitive ion channel domain-containing protein, translating to MSIKANGGFPPGEPVPNRLRTCLAAIPHPTALPWCVLVIVLAGLPTGALGQQNGQQGGDIPKPVTIENPIGDRDAVDATTIEAGLAALAAAESLDPSLKTSLEDLYQQAKQNLSAAELSAKNAQQLEAMAAEAPARMKQAKMDLDSKEVVKWTLDPDATVESIKQTLAESQLELNELVSTESKLTTAPGRSQKRLTEIPQEISQLEKDLEQVEKQLANPALANEPAVQTQARTTQLRSKRQALRMKMEELRKEQAAYLATTELVALQKQLADRDIATLRNEVQQLQETLTQRQRSEVADKIENLRDDLQRVPEKLKPLAQRNIEVTEQHQALVNESARANAELNETRAAFEDVKNTLKISQERLEAIGLTDALGLMLRNKRNEFEELRNKFRPRADLQEKIQQHQISVFSLEDSAEEVDERIAAIRDSAHLAEELELLRRRKELLVATMQAQNSILQTMLTVDTQRHELRNVIDEYIDFVDQNVFWIRSSPAFSLQELKYVPETLRWLAEPTSWRKVLDQMMRNFVWRPLRSLLGLLGVLALFVYRIKLRRLVYECGEQALRPNAKFRITATTLFFTILVACAWPALFRWIGWMLLSNLGNDAFVNGVGNAFSITALFIASRELIKEVCRDHGLAQLHFGWDKAVRSMLRFHLRWYTVLGGILIFVMVMIQDHSDTQLRATASRLTSIALFLVTASFHSIVFSIKSPIFLQARRHSADSKAYLWRRVIWFGLTGFPIVFAGLAFAGYLDTAFNLGTLMQYSILLLVLVLLLMALTFRWLSLHYREVARRQAREQREKKLASLQSSATDGLTTDVGIELQEEDQADLPKLDRQTRQLIYVVATVFSLFGFALIWSNVLPAIEIFDRVELWSVHIGKDMEVEVVTFRDMLYAIAAIVVLAYSVRNLPGLVELFVLRQTSLDSGARYALTTMLRYALTVTGALVVLNIISVPWTQLGWLLAAASVGLGFGLQEIVANFVSGIILLLERPVRVGDVVTIDNTTGVVSRIQMRATTITSWERKELVVPNKDLITGKILNWSLSNVINRLTMEVGVEYDADPDQVRDILEHVVTKHPDVMEDPAPLINFDTFGDSSLNFSIRFYLANLDRRVGVTHEINTAILTALRAADISIPFPQRDLNLSVKTDTHPLSVHLQPQRDGVSLGHSDGKPRR from the coding sequence ATGTCAATCAAAGCCAATGGCGGGTTCCCACCAGGCGAGCCTGTACCGAACCGTCTACGCACTTGCCTCGCCGCGATCCCTCACCCGACTGCGCTGCCGTGGTGCGTGCTGGTAATCGTGCTGGCGGGGTTACCAACGGGAGCCCTCGGCCAACAGAATGGCCAACAGGGGGGTGACATTCCTAAACCCGTGACGATTGAAAATCCGATAGGAGATCGCGATGCGGTCGATGCGACCACGATTGAAGCAGGACTCGCCGCACTCGCGGCGGCCGAATCCCTGGACCCAAGTTTAAAAACGTCTCTGGAGGATCTGTATCAGCAAGCGAAGCAGAATCTCAGCGCCGCGGAGTTGAGCGCGAAGAATGCTCAGCAACTCGAGGCGATGGCGGCGGAAGCTCCCGCCAGGATGAAACAGGCCAAGATGGATTTGGATTCCAAGGAAGTGGTGAAGTGGACGCTTGATCCCGACGCCACCGTGGAATCGATCAAACAAACATTGGCGGAATCGCAGCTAGAACTGAATGAGCTCGTCTCCACCGAAAGCAAATTGACGACGGCGCCGGGGCGCAGCCAAAAGCGGCTTACTGAAATTCCGCAAGAGATCAGCCAACTAGAGAAAGATCTTGAGCAGGTCGAAAAGCAACTCGCCAACCCCGCCTTGGCGAATGAGCCTGCGGTGCAAACGCAAGCACGGACGACCCAACTACGATCCAAACGCCAAGCGTTACGGATGAAAATGGAGGAGCTCCGCAAGGAACAGGCGGCATACCTTGCCACCACCGAACTCGTGGCGTTGCAGAAACAGTTGGCGGATCGAGACATTGCCACACTTCGCAATGAGGTGCAGCAATTGCAGGAGACGTTAACCCAACGTCAGCGAAGCGAAGTTGCCGATAAGATCGAAAATCTTCGCGATGATCTCCAACGCGTTCCAGAGAAACTTAAGCCACTTGCGCAACGCAACATCGAAGTCACCGAGCAACATCAAGCGTTGGTTAACGAGTCCGCCCGAGCGAATGCCGAGCTCAACGAGACACGGGCGGCATTCGAAGACGTCAAGAACACTTTGAAAATCTCGCAAGAGCGACTCGAAGCGATCGGGTTGACCGATGCATTGGGATTGATGTTGCGGAACAAACGCAACGAATTCGAAGAGCTACGTAATAAATTTCGCCCGCGTGCTGATTTACAAGAAAAGATCCAACAACATCAAATCAGCGTCTTTAGCTTGGAAGACTCCGCCGAAGAGGTCGACGAAAGAATTGCAGCGATTCGGGACTCCGCTCACCTAGCCGAGGAGCTCGAACTATTACGAAGACGCAAAGAGTTGTTGGTCGCAACGATGCAGGCTCAAAACTCAATCTTGCAAACGATGTTAACCGTGGACACCCAGCGACACGAACTTCGGAACGTGATCGACGAGTACATTGATTTTGTCGATCAAAACGTATTTTGGATTCGCAGCTCGCCTGCGTTTTCCCTTCAGGAACTGAAATATGTCCCTGAAACGCTCCGCTGGCTGGCGGAGCCTACGAGTTGGCGGAAGGTGCTGGATCAAATGATGCGGAATTTCGTCTGGCGACCGCTGCGTTCGCTGCTGGGATTGCTGGGCGTGCTAGCGTTGTTTGTTTATCGCATCAAACTGCGGCGCCTCGTCTATGAGTGCGGCGAACAAGCACTGCGTCCAAACGCCAAATTTCGGATCACCGCGACCACGTTGTTTTTCACAATTTTAGTGGCGTGTGCTTGGCCGGCACTCTTTAGATGGATCGGTTGGATGTTGCTGAGTAATCTCGGCAATGATGCGTTCGTCAACGGAGTCGGAAATGCCTTCTCGATCACCGCGTTATTCATTGCTTCGCGTGAATTGATCAAAGAGGTTTGTCGCGACCATGGTTTAGCACAACTTCATTTCGGCTGGGACAAAGCGGTCCGCTCGATGCTCCGCTTCCACCTGCGCTGGTATACCGTGCTCGGAGGCATCCTCATTTTCGTGATGGTGATGATTCAGGATCACTCCGATACCCAACTGCGTGCCACCGCATCGCGACTCACCTCGATTGCCCTGTTCCTGGTAACCGCTTCATTTCACAGCATTGTTTTCTCGATCAAGAGCCCGATTTTTCTGCAAGCGCGGCGGCACAGTGCCGATTCCAAAGCGTATTTGTGGCGGCGGGTGATCTGGTTCGGCCTGACTGGATTTCCAATCGTATTTGCAGGACTCGCCTTCGCCGGCTATCTCGACACGGCATTCAACTTGGGCACGTTGATGCAGTATTCCATTTTGCTGCTCGTGTTGGTGCTGTTGTTGATGGCGTTGACGTTCCGGTGGCTGAGTTTGCATTACCGCGAAGTGGCGCGACGCCAAGCTCGTGAACAGCGTGAAAAGAAACTCGCCTCGCTGCAATCCTCTGCGACGGATGGTTTAACAACGGACGTTGGCATCGAGCTTCAAGAGGAAGACCAGGCCGATCTGCCGAAGCTTGATCGACAAACGCGTCAATTGATCTATGTGGTGGCCACCGTGTTTTCGTTGTTCGGATTTGCCCTGATTTGGAGCAATGTCTTACCAGCCATCGAGATTTTTGATCGTGTCGAACTGTGGAGCGTGCACATCGGGAAGGACATGGAAGTGGAAGTGGTGACCTTCCGCGACATGCTCTATGCAATCGCAGCGATCGTGGTCCTCGCCTATTCGGTTCGCAATTTACCCGGGCTGGTCGAGTTATTTGTGCTGCGTCAGACCTCGCTCGATAGCGGCGCGCGTTATGCATTGACCACGATGCTGCGTTACGCGTTGACGGTCACGGGGGCATTGGTCGTATTGAATATTATCAGTGTGCCATGGACACAACTCGGTTGGTTGCTTGCCGCCGCCTCGGTGGGACTCGGTTTTGGTTTGCAAGAAATTGTCGCCAACTTTGTCTCGGGCATCATTTTGTTGCTCGAGCGGCCCGTTCGAGTCGGAGATGTCGTGACGATCGACAACACCACCGGAGTCGTTTCACGCATCCAAATGAGAGCGACCACGATCACCAGTTGGGAACGCAAAGAATTGGTGGTTCCGAACAAGGACTTGATCACCGGCAAGATCCTCAACTGGTCGCTTTCGAACGTCATCAATCGGTTGACCATGGAAGTGGGAGTGGAATACGACGCCGATCCCGATCAAGTCCGCGACATCCTAGAACACGTGGTCACGAAGCACCCTGATGTGATGGAAGATCCTGCTCCATTGATCAACTTTGACACCTTCGGAGACAGCTCACTCAATTTCTCGATTCGCTTTTACTTGGCGAATTTAGATCGCCGTGTCGGAGTCACGCACGAGATAAATACGGCCATCCTTACGGCCCTTCGTGCAGCCGATATCTCGATTCCCTTCCCGCAACGCGATTTGAACCTAAGCGTCAAAACGGACACACACCCGTTGTCGGTCCACCTGCAACCGCAACGCGACGGAGTTTCACTCGGTCATTCCGATGGAAAGCCACGGCGATAA
- a CDS encoding sigma-54-dependent transcriptional regulator: MNSDAFSLLVVDDEPNIRSGLAKGLAGEADIVDTAVDADDALAKFEKADYQLVIADVRLNCGITGIELLKKILFSRPQTAVIMITAHGTVEMAVEAMHAGAFDFILKPLDLNLIRQQVRKARQYHQLRVENQRLRNRLASAGEVSNIIGGGAAMQGVLQQIRQVAATEATVMIQGESGTGKELVAHALHDLSDRSSGPFIAVNLGAMPESLLESELFGHEKGSFSGATRQKPGCFEQASGGTLFLDEVTEMSAKSQVDLLRVLESRRFTRVGGEAQLQTDARVVSATNRSVEDLIADGTFREDLFYRLNVIPIEVPALRARREDIPLLVEHFLEHFCKRYNREIKRLAPEAMQTIVAAPWPGNVRQLRNVIERVVVTHTGNVIHNVELPSELTPKQRDNRALPPTLAEAVEGCERETIQIALEACDLHREKTAKALGVSVRTLHYKMGRYGLH, encoded by the coding sequence ATGAACTCCGATGCATTTAGCTTACTAGTCGTCGATGACGAGCCGAATATCCGGTCGGGGCTCGCCAAAGGGCTGGCCGGAGAAGCCGACATCGTGGATACCGCGGTCGATGCCGACGACGCACTCGCGAAATTCGAGAAAGCGGACTACCAATTGGTGATCGCGGACGTTCGGTTGAACTGTGGTATCACCGGAATCGAACTGCTAAAGAAGATCCTCTTCTCACGTCCGCAAACGGCCGTGATTATGATCACTGCGCATGGAACCGTCGAAATGGCGGTCGAAGCAATGCATGCTGGCGCCTTTGACTTTATCTTAAAACCGCTCGACTTGAATCTGATCCGACAACAGGTCCGCAAAGCGCGTCAGTATCACCAACTTCGCGTTGAAAACCAACGCTTGCGAAATCGATTGGCCAGCGCAGGGGAAGTCTCCAACATCATCGGCGGCGGCGCTGCGATGCAGGGTGTGTTACAGCAAATTCGGCAAGTCGCTGCAACCGAAGCCACCGTGATGATCCAAGGCGAAAGTGGCACGGGGAAGGAGTTGGTTGCTCACGCGCTGCACGATTTGAGTGATCGCAGCAGTGGTCCGTTCATTGCCGTGAATCTTGGAGCGATGCCCGAATCGCTATTAGAAAGTGAACTGTTTGGGCACGAGAAAGGCTCCTTCAGTGGGGCCACCCGCCAGAAACCGGGGTGCTTCGAACAGGCCAGCGGGGGAACGTTGTTCTTGGACGAAGTCACCGAGATGTCGGCCAAAAGCCAAGTCGATTTGTTACGCGTGCTCGAATCCAGACGCTTCACTCGCGTGGGTGGCGAAGCACAGTTGCAAACCGATGCGAGAGTCGTCTCGGCCACCAACCGCTCCGTCGAAGACTTGATCGCCGACGGCACGTTTCGCGAAGATTTGTTCTATCGACTCAATGTGATCCCGATTGAAGTTCCCGCGTTGCGAGCGCGGCGTGAGGATATCCCATTGTTGGTCGAACATTTTTTAGAGCATTTCTGTAAACGCTACAATCGAGAGATCAAACGACTCGCGCCCGAGGCGATGCAGACGATCGTTGCCGCTCCTTGGCCCGGTAACGTCCGGCAACTTCGCAATGTGATCGAGCGTGTCGTGGTAACGCACACCGGAAATGTGATTCACAACGTCGAGCTGCCATCGGAGCTGACCCCCAAACAAAGGGACAATCGCGCATTGCCCCCTACGTTGGCCGAAGCGGTCGAAGGCTGTGAACGCGAGACGATCCAAATCGCATTGGAAGCATGCGATTTGCACCGCGAGAAAACGGCCAAAGCGCTCGGTGTGAGTGTCCGTACCCTGCATTACAAGATGGGGCGTTACGGGCTGCATTAG
- a CDS encoding DUF2309 domain-containing protein → MQDAVASLVPSQDAPTDHSSNRQDKLRSAIEHAAHYLPSQGPISIFVHHNTLHSFEEMPFDEAVVEGGKLYGCEPYLSEGRYRDELNRGRISVDDLRQVLMDHLEEEADELVASFGTRYTLRLAMLQMTLHSVPDAELRWLLAETDMLRHFRDDISAPRREQMIQRTRAWVMRDRELASHPSAPVASAATSEADASEQLRGTTASRLPPIVETLIAESGGDKIQSWSDAQWEAFVLKLLWRICRAGVSTTSLPSSNDSTPLRIRELLLDATGDDTDALVNDVLIRFCGSFLDQGFANWSLPHRDEGFARAFAKLYLHRMTVKASWMEGIVDELQAILDGPFDPLASIAKSLETLGVEPSDFDSKIGLTLLALKGWAGMIWQVESGAPWLPNHTPAGTLNEYLAIRLMLERYAIAEVGHQQFGTRDLPQIHKLAEQHSPHRHGASMEQRTYTVFQLAQVSGWTPQQLIDMSDPQWKCLVEEIEAFSSLERRRILHGAYERHYQVAALNAIAVHTQRRRELNRREKNRRNGKRPSFVAIFCIDDREESFRRHLEEVDPECETASAAGFFAVAMYYQGADHAHFRPLCPAILTPQHYVREEPMFSTIDVSQRRANRRRRIGRLTHQVHASSRTMIGGWVTGVFGAIATFPMVARILAPGLTSRIRKSFGTFTRPPATELQLERVSAEPGPTPDALGYSLDEMAGIVVRILQDIGVVDDFPRILVFFGHGSASLNNPHESAYNCGACSGGRGGPNARAFAMMANDPRVRRLTAQLGLEIPEDTRFVGAYHNTCSDNVEYYDLDLLPRSHRTLFRRIEKSVNETRANVAHERARRFESAPLDLTPRQALEHVEQRGEDLSQARPEYNHATNALTFVGRREWSRGLFADRRVFLTSYDPSVDDEQVSVLSRILGAAIPVCAGIALEYYFSTVDTEGYGCGSKLPHNVASMLGVMTGAASDLRPGLSQQMVEIHEPLRHLFVIETTPEKMDLVIEGNPAIARLVKGNWVQVALLDPETSTLLRYVKGKYEPFVPESTELAEVDSSIQWYRGQRGHLDFASIKETASKETVS, encoded by the coding sequence ATGCAAGATGCCGTCGCGAGTCTTGTCCCCAGCCAGGATGCCCCCACCGATCATTCAAGCAATCGACAAGACAAGCTGCGATCGGCGATCGAGCATGCGGCTCATTACCTGCCGTCGCAAGGTCCGATCTCCATCTTCGTGCACCACAATACGCTCCATTCGTTCGAGGAGATGCCCTTTGATGAGGCGGTCGTTGAAGGTGGAAAGCTTTATGGTTGCGAACCTTACCTCAGCGAGGGACGTTACCGAGACGAGCTCAATCGTGGCCGAATTTCCGTCGACGATCTGCGCCAAGTTCTGATGGATCATCTCGAGGAAGAGGCAGACGAATTGGTCGCCAGTTTCGGGACGCGTTACACCTTGCGATTGGCGATGTTGCAGATGACATTGCATTCGGTCCCGGATGCCGAACTGCGTTGGCTGCTAGCGGAAACGGACATGCTGCGTCATTTCCGCGATGACATTTCAGCTCCCCGTCGTGAACAAATGATCCAGCGAACGCGTGCCTGGGTGATGCGTGATCGCGAGTTAGCATCTCACCCGTCCGCTCCGGTGGCATCCGCCGCGACGTCCGAAGCCGATGCTTCGGAGCAGCTTCGAGGTACGACTGCGAGTCGATTGCCGCCGATCGTCGAAACGCTGATCGCCGAATCGGGAGGCGACAAAATCCAGTCTTGGAGCGACGCTCAATGGGAAGCGTTCGTGCTGAAATTGTTGTGGCGAATTTGCCGCGCCGGTGTCTCCACGACGAGCCTACCGTCGTCAAACGACTCGACACCGCTGCGGATCCGAGAGTTGTTGCTCGACGCGACCGGGGACGATACCGACGCGTTGGTCAACGACGTGCTGATCCGTTTCTGCGGTAGCTTCCTCGATCAAGGCTTTGCGAATTGGTCCTTGCCCCATCGTGACGAAGGGTTTGCTAGAGCGTTCGCCAAATTGTACTTGCATCGCATGACCGTCAAAGCGAGTTGGATGGAGGGGATCGTTGATGAGTTGCAAGCGATTTTAGATGGCCCGTTCGACCCGCTCGCATCGATTGCCAAGTCACTCGAAACGTTGGGCGTGGAGCCCTCGGACTTCGATTCCAAAATTGGTTTAACGTTATTGGCGCTCAAAGGTTGGGCGGGAATGATTTGGCAGGTGGAGTCGGGCGCTCCCTGGTTACCCAACCACACCCCGGCAGGCACGCTCAATGAATACCTTGCAATTCGGTTGATGTTGGAACGTTATGCGATCGCGGAGGTCGGACACCAACAGTTCGGCACCCGTGATTTGCCACAGATTCACAAGTTAGCCGAACAACATTCGCCGCATCGTCATGGGGCGTCGATGGAACAGCGTACTTATACGGTGTTCCAATTAGCACAAGTCAGCGGTTGGACCCCGCAACAATTGATCGACATGTCCGATCCCCAATGGAAGTGCTTGGTCGAAGAGATCGAGGCATTCTCGTCATTGGAGCGTCGCCGCATTTTGCATGGCGCTTATGAACGACATTACCAAGTCGCAGCGCTCAACGCGATCGCTGTCCATACACAGCGCCGTCGCGAACTGAATCGCCGCGAAAAAAATCGTCGTAACGGCAAACGACCTTCGTTCGTCGCTATTTTCTGTATCGATGATCGCGAGGAATCGTTCCGTCGACATTTGGAAGAAGTGGATCCGGAATGCGAAACCGCGTCAGCGGCTGGCTTCTTTGCCGTGGCAATGTATTACCAGGGAGCGGACCACGCCCATTTTCGCCCGCTGTGTCCCGCGATCCTGACCCCGCAGCATTACGTCCGCGAAGAACCAATGTTCTCGACGATCGATGTGAGTCAACGGCGGGCCAATCGTCGTCGTCGGATTGGACGATTGACACACCAAGTGCATGCCAGTTCTCGCACGATGATCGGTGGCTGGGTGACCGGCGTGTTCGGAGCGATTGCGACGTTTCCGATGGTCGCTCGGATCCTGGCGCCCGGCTTGACCTCACGAATCCGCAAGTCATTTGGCACCTTCACTCGCCCGCCCGCAACGGAATTGCAACTTGAACGCGTATCGGCAGAGCCTGGACCGACGCCCGATGCGCTCGGTTATAGCTTGGATGAGATGGCGGGAATCGTCGTGCGAATCCTACAAGACATCGGGGTGGTCGACGACTTCCCTCGAATCTTGGTTTTCTTCGGTCATGGTTCGGCCAGTTTGAACAATCCACACGAATCCGCTTACAACTGTGGTGCTTGCAGCGGCGGACGCGGCGGCCCCAACGCGAGAGCGTTTGCGATGATGGCGAACGATCCACGGGTGCGACGATTGACGGCCCAGCTTGGGCTGGAAATCCCCGAAGACACCCGTTTCGTCGGTGCCTACCACAACACCTGTAGTGACAACGTCGAGTATTACGACCTCGACTTGCTCCCTCGCAGCCATCGAACGTTATTCCGACGCATTGAGAAAAGTGTCAATGAAACGCGAGCAAACGTTGCCCACGAGCGAGCGAGACGGTTTGAGTCGGCGCCGTTGGATTTGACACCCCGTCAAGCACTTGAGCATGTGGAACAACGAGGCGAAGACTTGTCGCAAGCCCGCCCCGAATACAACCATGCGACCAACGCGTTGACCTTTGTCGGCCGACGTGAATGGAGTCGAGGGTTGTTCGCCGATCGCCGCGTGTTCTTGACTTCGTATGATCCCAGCGTCGATGACGAGCAGGTGTCGGTGTTGTCACGAATTCTCGGTGCCGCCATTCCGGTTTGTGCCGGGATCGCGTTGGAGTATTACTTCTCGACCGTGGACACCGAAGGCTACGGGTGTGGATCAAAACTGCCACACAACGTCGCTTCGATGTTGGGTGTCATGACGGGAGCGGCCAGCGATCTACGTCCTGGTTTGTCGCAACAAATGGTCGAGATTCACGAACCGCTGCGACATCTCTTTGTGATCGAAACGACCCCGGAGAAGATGGACTTGGTGATCGAAGGTAACCCTGCGATTGCTCGACTTGTCAAAGGCAATTGGGTCCAAGTCGCCCTGTTGGATCCCGAAACATCGACGTTGTTGCGATATGTCAAAGGCAAGTATGAACCGTTTGTGCCGGAGTCGACGGAGTTGGCGGAAGTGGATTCGTCGATCCAGTGGTACCGAGGTCAACGAGGGCATCTCGATTTTGCATCAATCAAGGAAACCGCTTCCAAGGAAACCGTTTCTTAA
- a CDS encoding OprO/OprP family phosphate-selective porin yields MECPLQTRPARGQWRPLAGLKSWFAVGLAAICLHSSASAQSPPVSDGMILSNEVQFELQRMQQQIDELKSASVISSAASTATFSSAPVLCCPSEKPTYPTKPKYPTARLTGFFQADAVGFSQDRANMETLGGGIAADGDIQDGADFRRARLAATGQAWDNVSYMLEMDFAFPGRPSFMDVWLDIDDVLGSSNLRVGQFRQPFGMDGLTSVREMTFLERALPFAFLPFRQIGAMLYGNRKDELATWAIAGFRYPTDTFGGNVGDNGGYGMATRLTGLLVNRGDGKGLVHLGGGYSFIDPANDQFQYRNQPEVAVGETGGGVPTRAIANVPAFVDTGAFAADNANLFNAELALAYGSFYAQSEASYAVVTQPAGPTLTLPGAYAHAGYFLTGETRKYNGKNGVFGRVTPDRSVGNEGGIGAWEIAGRWSYLDLNDENIQGGRLNDLTAGLNWYLNPYTKFQFNYIHAMLDRPTYGESDADIFAMRAQLDF; encoded by the coding sequence ATGGAATGCCCACTTCAAACTCGCCCCGCTCGCGGACAGTGGCGGCCGCTCGCAGGACTGAAATCATGGTTCGCGGTGGGGCTAGCGGCAATCTGCCTTCATTCCTCGGCGTCCGCGCAATCACCGCCCGTCTCCGACGGCATGATCCTTTCCAACGAAGTCCAGTTTGAACTTCAGCGGATGCAACAACAGATTGACGAACTCAAATCGGCCAGCGTCATTTCGTCGGCGGCCTCGACGGCGACCTTCTCCTCCGCCCCCGTGTTGTGCTGTCCCTCGGAGAAACCGACATACCCCACGAAACCGAAATACCCCACCGCCCGTCTTACTGGATTCTTCCAGGCTGATGCGGTTGGTTTTAGCCAAGACCGTGCCAACATGGAAACGCTCGGAGGCGGGATTGCCGCCGACGGAGATATCCAAGATGGTGCCGACTTTCGTCGTGCGCGTTTGGCGGCGACCGGCCAGGCGTGGGACAATGTGAGCTACATGCTCGAAATGGACTTTGCCTTTCCCGGACGTCCTAGCTTCATGGACGTCTGGCTCGATATTGACGATGTGCTTGGATCGAGCAACTTGCGGGTGGGACAGTTCCGTCAACCCTTTGGGATGGATGGACTCACGAGTGTTCGAGAAATGACCTTTCTCGAACGAGCCTTGCCCTTCGCCTTTTTGCCGTTTCGACAAATCGGTGCGATGCTTTACGGCAACCGTAAAGACGAGCTCGCAACCTGGGCCATCGCCGGGTTCCGATACCCCACGGATACATTCGGTGGTAACGTCGGCGACAACGGTGGCTACGGAATGGCAACTCGGTTGACGGGGCTGCTTGTCAATCGCGGCGATGGCAAGGGGCTCGTCCACCTCGGTGGTGGTTACAGTTTCATTGATCCGGCCAATGACCAATTCCAATATCGTAACCAACCGGAGGTCGCTGTCGGCGAAACCGGTGGCGGAGTGCCCACACGAGCGATTGCAAATGTGCCAGCGTTTGTCGACACCGGCGCATTCGCCGCGGACAACGCCAACCTGTTCAACGCAGAACTCGCGCTGGCGTACGGATCGTTCTATGCACAAAGTGAAGCGAGCTACGCGGTGGTGACCCAACCCGCCGGACCCACCCTCACCTTGCCGGGCGCTTATGCTCACGCAGGCTATTTCTTGACGGGCGAGACGCGAAAATACAACGGGAAAAACGGAGTCTTTGGACGGGTGACTCCCGATCGTAGTGTTGGAAACGAAGGTGGCATCGGAGCGTGGGAGATCGCCGGCCGATGGTCCTACCTCGACTTAAACGATGAAAACATTCAAGGCGGACGCTTGAACGATTTGACCGCGGGATTGAATTGGTACCTCAACCCCTATACCAAGTTCCAATTCAACTACATTCACGCGATGCTCGACCGGCCGACTTATGGCGAAAGCGATGCGGATATCTTCGCAATGCGAGCCCAGCTCGATTTCTAA
- a CDS encoding ATP-binding protein, which produces MPQNQLNPTMFGVPDGRGVRRFAAGLAFLSLVALSVTAWIFFDVAREQEIVARIITHLPQSDMAVVEELSGDLQLRSKLSLLLVLNIVGTAIAFALVVRGYVTSEQSLRDAQVLATDIRASLDGGIITTDQEGRMTSLNPRGRELLGLSEDDGEGMTPSQAGSEHALLDAICHEVNQHQTPIRDRDYTILRNGYEHTLRAGCTRLKNQRNEAVGTVIHVRDVTERVLMEQRLRRMERYMGLGSLAAGLQHEIKNPLSALSLHLQLLGEHVSQNSPDVETQELLDVLHTEVTRITHVLDSFRNYASVNELGRSWVDVATLIEKLVRFLHPQVKKQNVIVKVELPPQSLGSIEADSGRLEQVLLNLALNALAAMPDGGTLQFRLSRIQDSLRIDVSDTGNGIPMEIQSQVFDPYFTTRNDGTGMGLALCDKIVRQHAGSIDFRTSPSGTEFSVMLPMEGNG; this is translated from the coding sequence ATGCCTCAGAATCAGCTGAACCCCACGATGTTTGGCGTCCCCGATGGACGTGGAGTCCGTCGATTTGCGGCCGGATTAGCCTTCCTTAGCCTCGTGGCGTTGAGCGTAACGGCCTGGATTTTCTTTGATGTCGCGCGTGAACAAGAGATCGTCGCCCGCATCATCACGCATCTGCCGCAGAGTGATATGGCGGTCGTGGAAGAGCTTTCCGGCGACCTTCAATTGCGTAGCAAGCTCTCGTTGCTGTTGGTATTGAACATCGTTGGCACTGCAATTGCTTTCGCACTCGTGGTCCGAGGTTACGTCACCAGCGAGCAATCCCTTCGCGACGCCCAAGTCTTGGCGACCGACATTCGAGCCAGTTTGGATGGGGGCATTATTACGACCGATCAAGAGGGGCGAATGACCAGTCTAAATCCGCGTGGTCGAGAACTGTTGGGGCTTTCCGAGGACGACGGCGAGGGAATGACACCGTCTCAGGCGGGCAGTGAACATGCCCTGCTCGACGCGATCTGTCATGAAGTCAATCAGCATCAAACTCCGATTCGTGACCGCGACTATACGATCCTACGCAATGGTTATGAACATACGCTGCGTGCGGGGTGCACCCGTCTAAAAAACCAACGAAACGAGGCGGTCGGCACGGTGATTCATGTTCGCGATGTGACCGAGCGGGTGTTAATGGAGCAACGACTGCGGCGGATGGAACGCTACATGGGACTCGGTTCCCTCGCCGCCGGGCTGCAACATGAAATCAAAAATCCGCTAAGCGCCCTGTCGCTTCACCTGCAATTGCTAGGTGAGCATGTGTCCCAAAATTCCCCCGATGTTGAAACGCAAGAGCTACTCGACGTGCTGCATACCGAAGTCACTCGCATCACGCATGTCTTGGATAGCTTTCGAAATTATGCATCGGTCAACGAACTGGGACGTTCCTGGGTCGATGTCGCCACCCTCATCGAAAAATTGGTCCGGTTTCTGCATCCGCAGGTCAAGAAGCAAAACGTCATCGTCAAAGTGGAGCTGCCCCCTCAATCACTCGGTTCGATCGAAGCCGATTCGGGGCGGCTCGAACAAGTACTGTTGAACTTGGCGCTCAACGCGCTCGCCGCGATGCCCGATGGGGGGACGTTGCAATTCCGCTTGAGCCGGATCCAAGACTCGCTTCGTATTGATGTCAGCGACACCGGAAACGGCATTCCCATGGAAATCCAATCACAGGTTTTTGATCCTTATTTCACGACGCGCAACGACGGCACCGGGATGGGATTGGCGCTGTGCGACAAGATCGTTCGCCAACACGCAGGCAGCATCGACTTTCGCACCAGTCCTAGCGGAACCGAGTTTTCAGTGATGTTACCAATGGAAGGAAACGGATGA